Proteins encoded in a region of the Eulemur rufifrons isolate Redbay chromosome 15, OSU_ERuf_1, whole genome shotgun sequence genome:
- the MRPL14 gene encoding large ribosomal subunit protein uL14m — protein MAFFTGPWGPVAHVRRALSHRYFSITGSLSAIQKMTRVRVVDNSALGNTPYHRPPRCIHVYNKSGVGKVGDRILLAIRGQKKKALIVGHRMPGPRMTPRFDSNNVVLIEDNGNPVGTRIKTPIPSSLRRREGEYSKVLAIAQNFV, from the exons ATGGCTTTCTTTACTGGGCCCTGGGGCCCCGTCGCCCACGTAAGGAGAGCCCTCAGCCATCGCTATTTCAG CATCACCGGGAGCCTCAGTGCAATTCAGAAGATGACACGGGTGCGAGTGGTGGACAACAGCGCCCTGGGGAACACCCCGTACCATCGCCCTCCTCGGTGCATCCACGTCTATAACAAGAGTGGGGTGGGCAAAGTGGGCGACCGGATACTGCTGGCCATCAGGGGACAGAAGAAAAAGGCGCTCATTGTGGGGCATCGCATGCCTGGCCCCCGAATGACCCCCAGGTTCGACTCCAACAATGTAGTCCTCATTGAGGACAATGGGAACCCTGTGGGGACCCGAATTAAgacacccatcccctccagccTGCGCCGGAGGGAAGGCGAGTATTCCAAGGTGCTGGCCATTGCTCAGAACTTCGTGTGA